One stretch of Sandaracinaceae bacterium DNA includes these proteins:
- a CDS encoding DNA internalization-related competence protein ComEC/Rec2, with the protein MATIGVGFLLGAWAAVLGLRLPFAWMACVVVLAAGLLVAVSTTSAAVQPGARGRWIFFALALLTGQAVAPARSIQTEVPSGVARVEGVVERVVAGRRTSAVLRVRDGALLETGRALHGTSLAITGLDAPAGTHLRAIARVRPATRFHNEGPHPEWPSARGVDGFGRVVGQPQIARPAPAWRRLGHGLRARLRGSLEATLSPDAAAVSRALLLGETRALETDRRAQVRDAGLSHVLAVSGLHVTLLAGALVLLFGFALARMEPVAARFDTRRLAHGLGIPAALSYALLVGDAPSAWRAAVTASLAWALTAAGRKARPVAVTALAALVLGLTRPDDLARPGFALSIVATASLVTGAPTAGGFLRAGLVVAARTMVATAPIVVWLFGDLPLVGLLANVVVVPLAALLLLPLVAIHAASATLLSGLGDVTGPLVEATASAFFATCEVFASVPLGRDLPPLDLAQGVALTIGCVLLLASSTWTRRLVVCAALCLTLAGAELHLRHRERPEGILRVTYLDVGQGDGALVDLPDGRLMIVDAGGAAGGGPDPGARVLVPLLRARRRSRVDVLVLSHPHPDHYGGMHALLEEVEIGEIWDSGQADVEQPEGAAAGLLAGRRVRHPPELCQGPRAFGRAVVRVRWPCPDFDAGWGPNDNSLVLEIAHGEHRFLFTGDIEAHGEAGVLPEARPVDVLKVAHHGSRTSSDEALLRRLRPRVAVVSAGRQNRFGHPHPEVWERLTRLVPRVFRTDRDGGVTVVSDGRTLEVSTARALDR; encoded by the coding sequence ATGGCGACGATCGGGGTGGGTTTTCTGCTGGGCGCGTGGGCCGCGGTGCTCGGGCTCCGTCTGCCGTTCGCGTGGATGGCGTGCGTGGTCGTGCTCGCGGCGGGCCTGCTCGTGGCGGTCTCGACGACGAGCGCGGCGGTGCAGCCGGGCGCGCGCGGGCGCTGGATCTTCTTCGCGCTCGCCCTGCTCACCGGGCAGGCGGTGGCGCCGGCGCGCTCGATCCAGACGGAGGTGCCGTCGGGGGTCGCGCGCGTCGAGGGTGTGGTCGAGCGGGTCGTCGCGGGGAGACGAACGAGCGCCGTGCTGCGGGTGCGGGACGGCGCGCTGCTCGAGACCGGGCGAGCTCTGCACGGGACCTCGCTGGCGATCACGGGGCTGGACGCGCCGGCCGGGACCCACCTCCGCGCGATCGCCCGGGTGCGGCCCGCGACCCGGTTCCACAACGAGGGGCCTCACCCCGAGTGGCCGTCTGCGCGCGGCGTGGACGGCTTCGGTCGGGTGGTCGGCCAGCCGCAGATCGCGCGCCCGGCCCCGGCGTGGCGACGGCTCGGGCACGGGCTGCGCGCCCGGCTGAGGGGGTCGCTCGAGGCGACGCTCTCTCCGGACGCCGCCGCGGTGTCGCGCGCCCTCCTGCTCGGAGAGACCCGCGCGCTCGAGACGGACCGGCGCGCGCAGGTGCGGGACGCCGGGCTCTCGCACGTGCTCGCGGTCAGCGGCCTGCACGTGACGCTGCTGGCCGGCGCGCTGGTGCTGCTGTTCGGCTTCGCGCTGGCGCGGATGGAGCCCGTGGCGGCCCGCTTCGACACGCGGCGGCTCGCGCACGGGCTCGGGATCCCCGCCGCGCTGTCCTACGCGCTGCTCGTGGGCGACGCGCCGAGCGCCTGGCGGGCCGCGGTCACCGCCTCGCTGGCGTGGGCCCTGACGGCGGCGGGGCGCAAGGCGCGCCCGGTCGCGGTGACCGCGCTCGCGGCGCTCGTGCTCGGGCTGACCCGGCCCGACGACCTCGCGCGGCCGGGCTTCGCGCTCTCCATCGTCGCCACCGCCTCGCTCGTCACGGGCGCGCCGACGGCGGGGGGCTTCCTTCGCGCGGGGCTGGTCGTGGCCGCGCGCACCATGGTGGCGACGGCGCCGATCGTGGTCTGGCTCTTCGGCGACCTGCCCCTCGTGGGGCTGCTCGCGAACGTGGTGGTCGTCCCCCTCGCGGCGCTGCTGCTGCTCCCGCTCGTGGCGATCCACGCCGCGTCGGCCACGCTGCTCTCCGGGCTGGGCGACGTCACCGGCCCGCTCGTCGAGGCCACGGCGAGCGCGTTCTTCGCCACCTGCGAGGTCTTCGCCTCGGTGCCGCTGGGCCGCGATCTGCCCCCGCTCGATCTCGCTCAGGGCGTCGCGCTGACGATCGGCTGCGTGCTTCTGCTGGCCAGCTCGACCTGGACGCGGCGGCTCGTGGTCTGCGCCGCCCTCTGCCTGACGCTCGCCGGGGCGGAGCTCCATCTTCGGCATCGCGAGCGCCCGGAGGGGATCCTGCGCGTGACCTACCTCGACGTCGGTCAGGGCGACGGGGCGCTGGTGGATCTCCCGGACGGGCGGCTGATGATCGTGGACGCAGGGGGCGCGGCCGGAGGTGGGCCGGACCCGGGCGCGCGCGTGCTGGTGCCGCTGCTGCGGGCGCGGCGCCGCTCGAGGGTCGACGTGCTCGTGCTCTCGCACCCCCACCCCGACCACTACGGGGGCATGCACGCGCTCCTCGAGGAGGTGGAGATCGGGGAGATCTGGGACAGCGGGCAGGCCGACGTCGAGCAGCCCGAGGGCGCGGCGGCGGGTCTCCTGGCCGGGCGGCGCGTGCGTCATCCCCCCGAGCTCTGCCAGGGTCCACGCGCGTTCGGCCGCGCCGTCGTGCGCGTGCGCTGGCCGTGCCCCGACTTCGACGCGGGCTGGGGCCCGAACGACAACTCGCTCGTGCTCGAGATCGCGCACGGCGAGCACCGCTTCCTCTTCACGGGCGACATCGAGGCGCATGGCGAGGCGGGGGTCCTCCCCGAGGCCCGGCCGGTGGACGTGCTCAAGGTCGCCCACCACGGCTCACGGACGTCGAGCGACGAGGCGCTCCTGCGACGGCTGCGCCCGCGCGTCGCGGTGGTGAGCGCAGGGCGTCAGAACCGCTTCGGCCACCCGCACCCGGAGGTGTGGGAGCGCCTGACGCGGCTGGTGCCGAGGGTGTTCCGGACCGACCGGGACGGCGGCGTCACGGTGGTGAGCGACGGCCGGACGCTGGAGGTCTCGACCGCGCGAGCTCTCGATCGATGA
- a CDS encoding CopD family protein — MMEPRELALVAHFLGLIFWIGGSVAALSVAGYAAREDNQGALVAARKAMLYWATPGMLLAWIGGLTVLIPDFAEIYARAGWMHAKLTLLLVLSAFTGIASGRLRKAAAGTKPASPKLLDGVAIGLAVGALLVLILAKIKPF, encoded by the coding sequence ATGATGGAGCCGCGAGAGCTTGCGCTGGTCGCGCATTTTCTAGGCCTGATCTTCTGGATCGGCGGGAGCGTGGCGGCGCTGAGCGTCGCCGGGTACGCGGCGCGTGAGGACAACCAGGGCGCGCTCGTCGCCGCCCGCAAGGCGATGCTCTACTGGGCGACGCCCGGCATGCTGCTCGCCTGGATCGGCGGGCTGACCGTGCTGATCCCGGACTTCGCGGAGATCTACGCGAGGGCGGGCTGGATGCACGCGAAGCTCACCCTGCTGCTCGTCCTGAGCGCCTTCACCGGGATCGCCTCGGGGCGGCTTCGCAAGGCGGCTGCGGGGACCAAGCCTGCGTCCCCGAAGCTGCTGGATGGCGTGGCGATCGGCCTCGCCGTCGGGGCGCTGCTGGTCCTCATCCTGGCCAAGATCAAGCCGTTCTGA